In the genome of cyanobacterium endosymbiont of Braarudosphaera bigelowii, one region contains:
- a CDS encoding ABC transporter substrate-binding protein, whose product MRKFFNLNIVIFFGLCGLSMSWIAGCSYNSVPVTTEELEFWTMQLQPKFTSYVTKLIEEFEQEHENITIRWTDIPWEAMENKILTAVLSNTAPDVVNLNSNFAAKLANRNVWLDFNQHIFQKIKKNYLPNIQDSSSIGDSTFGLPWYLTTQITLYNKNLFKQADITNPPKTFDELISVAIKIKKKTGKYATFFTFVPGDSGEILESLVKMGVTLIDDQGQAGFNTPEGMKAFQYWVLLYKQGLLPPEVLTQGHRHALELYQSGEIALLSTGVESFSMIKKNAPTIAQVSVSAPQITGDTGKKNVAVMNLFIPNSTKKTEEAIKFAEFVTSTSNQLVFARQANVLPSTIDGIKTYIYEQKQLNYSTPLSDAITVSAMQLKNTETLIPIQENINQLQKIIYENLQYAMLEKKSVKQALSDAAETWNNFIAE is encoded by the coding sequence ATGCGTAAGTTTTTTAATTTAAATATAGTTATATTTTTTGGATTATGTGGACTATCTATGAGTTGGATTGCTGGTTGTAGTTATAATAGTGTTCCTGTAACTACTGAAGAGTTGGAATTTTGGACAATGCAACTACAACCAAAATTTACTTCATATGTCACTAAACTAATCGAAGAATTTGAGCAAGAACATGAAAATATAACAATTCGTTGGACTGATATTCCTTGGGAAGCGATGGAAAATAAAATTTTGACGGCAGTTTTATCAAATACCGCTCCAGATGTTGTTAATCTTAACTCTAATTTTGCTGCTAAACTGGCTAACCGTAACGTTTGGTTAGATTTTAATCAACATATCTTTCAAAAAATTAAAAAAAATTATCTCCCAAATATTCAAGATTCCAGTAGTATAGGCGATTCTACTTTCGGGTTACCATGGTATTTAACTACTCAGATTACTTTATATAATAAAAATTTATTTAAACAAGCCGATATAACTAACCCACCAAAAACTTTTGATGAATTAATAAGTGTTGCAATCAAGATAAAAAAGAAAACTGGAAAATATGCTACATTCTTTACTTTTGTGCCTGGAGATTCTGGAGAAATTTTAGAATCTTTAGTTAAGATGGGGGTTACATTAATTGATGATCAAGGTCAAGCAGGGTTTAATACACCTGAAGGAATGAAAGCTTTTCAATACTGGGTTCTTCTATATAAGCAAGGTTTATTACCTCCAGAAGTTTTAACACAAGGACATAGACATGCTCTTGAGTTATATCAATCTGGAGAAATTGCATTACTGTCAACGGGTGTCGAATCATTTTCAATGATTAAAAAGAATGCTCCTACTATTGCGCAAGTATCTGTTTCTGCTCCACAGATTACTGGTGATACAGGAAAGAAAAATGTTGCAGTTATGAATTTGTTTATTCCTAATAGTACTAAAAAAACAGAGGAAGCAATAAAATTTGCAGAATTTGTAACTAGTACTAGTAATCAATTAGTCTTTGCAAGACAAGCTAATGTTTTACCTTCAACTATAGATGGTATAAAAACTTATATATATGAACAAAAACAATTAAACTACTCAACTCCTTTATCTGATGCGATTACCGTAAGTGCAATGCAATTAAAGAATACAGAGACTTTAATACCTATACAAGAGAATATTAACCAATTGCAAAAAATTATTTATGAGAATTTGCAATATGCTATGTTAGAGAAAAAATCTGTTAAACAAGCATTATCTGATGCTGCTGAAACGTGGAACAACTTTATTGCTGAATAA
- a CDS encoding PPC domain-containing protein, with the protein MTQFILGSTYSMTCLYNRPHFYLLEISLFLCLTTTVYAQEQQRIYNPIPLEYHSEMYDRLSDQDIPTGEGGFAKDYWVKLEKGDQVAVDLMSDEFDSVVLLLGADGTTIAENDDGPDGSTNSLLFSRITESGRYIIRVHAFGETGSGNFRLKVTRLRPIGH; encoded by the coding sequence ATAACTCAATTTATTTTAGGATCTACTTATAGCATGACTTGTTTATATAATAGGCCTCATTTTTATTTATTAGAAATTAGTTTATTTTTATGCTTAACGACTACTGTTTATGCTCAGGAACAACAACGTATTTATAATCCCATTCCATTAGAATATCACTCGGAAATGTATGATCGTCTATCTGATCAGGATATTCCCACAGGGGAAGGAGGCTTTGCTAAAGACTATTGGGTAAAGCTTGAAAAGGGAGATCAAGTGGCAGTTGATCTCATGTCTGATGAATTTGATAGTGTTGTATTGTTACTTGGAGCTGATGGAACGACAATAGCGGAAAATGATGACGGTCCCGATGGTAGTACTAATTCTCTTCTATTTTCTCGTATTACGGAGAGTGGCCGATATATTATTCGTGTTCATGCTTTTGGAGAGACAGGTAGCGGAAATTTTAGATTAAAAGTTACTAGATTACGTCCTATTGGCCACTAA
- the cobS gene encoding adenosylcobinamide-GDP ribazoletransferase — MLKFLLGSITFYTIIPLPTSWEKSFQSIAAWSPVVGLLIGIILGIIDYILTFIGFPITVRSTLIVFLGIFITGGLHLDGVIDSADGMGLNDPQKRLMAMEDSSAGAFGVIAGVMVIFLKIVALSAITNYRLWILMVTYGWGRWAQVFSISFYPYLKKVGKGFFHKQYINYPKDLLFGILSLLITNILWIVFTSHQELLGIIIVMTGIVISIGVSSFFNKQFGGYTGDTYGAVVEWTESLILCVLVLNFSGQ, encoded by the coding sequence TTGTTAAAGTTTTTACTGGGATCAATTACTTTTTATACCATCATTCCGTTGCCAACTAGTTGGGAAAAAAGCTTTCAATCTATTGCAGCTTGGTCTCCTGTAGTAGGGCTTTTAATTGGAATAATATTAGGAATAATAGATTATATATTAACATTTATTGGATTTCCTATTACAGTTAGAAGTACTTTAATAGTCTTTTTAGGTATTTTTATAACTGGAGGATTACATTTAGATGGGGTTATTGACAGTGCTGATGGTATGGGATTAAATGATCCTCAAAAGAGATTAATGGCAATGGAAGATAGCTCAGCTGGAGCTTTTGGAGTAATTGCTGGAGTAATGGTGATTTTTTTAAAAATCGTTGCTTTAAGTGCTATTACTAATTATCGTTTATGGATTTTAATGGTTACCTATGGATGGGGCAGATGGGCACAGGTCTTTTCAATAAGTTTTTACCCTTATTTAAAAAAGGTTGGGAAAGGTTTTTTTCATAAACAGTATATCAACTATCCTAAAGATTTGTTATTTGGAATATTAAGTTTGTTAATAACAAATATACTTTGGATAGTGTTCACCTCACATCAAGAATTGTTAGGAATAATTATTGTTATGACTGGTATTGTTATTTCTATTGGGGTAAGTTCTTTTTTCAACAAACAGTTTGGAGGCTATACAGGAGATACCTACGGTGCGGTAGTAGAATGGACAGAATCATTAATATTATGCGTATTGGTTCTAAATTTTAGTGGCCAATAG
- a CDS encoding AEC family transporter codes for MTVLFSAIFPIIFIVIIGATAGKKLDLHKTTLSKLIVYILFPALVTDSLYTTNMSSNSMLRLLLGVFLISLILYILVSWLRHYFKISTAIYKSLIATTLHPNNGNMGLPLIEFALGSAGLERAVIYMIGSSILLFVIMPALLAGTSFKNSIQMIFKLPLVWAMLLGIILRILHVELPFNLYEVLNLLGRSSIPIALIVLGMELRSTKFKITSLELISLNLRLILAPFIALCVGGIIGLKDLDLQVLILQSAMPTAINTAVLSTEFGGEVNQIVRTIILTTIFSFLTLPVILWLIN; via the coding sequence ATGACTGTTCTTTTTTCCGCCATTTTCCCTATTATTTTCATTGTTATTATTGGTGCTACAGCAGGGAAAAAATTAGATCTTCATAAGACGACATTATCTAAATTAATCGTTTATATCTTATTTCCAGCATTAGTTACTGATAGTTTATATACTACCAATATGTCTAGTAATAGCATGTTGCGATTGCTATTAGGGGTTTTTTTAATTTCCTTAATACTATATATACTAGTTAGTTGGCTTAGACACTATTTTAAAATTTCAACAGCAATTTATAAAAGTTTAATAGCCACTACCTTACATCCAAACAATGGAAATATGGGGCTACCCCTAATAGAGTTCGCATTAGGTTCTGCTGGATTAGAAAGAGCTGTGATTTATATGATAGGGTCAAGCATATTACTTTTTGTTATTATGCCAGCCCTTTTAGCCGGAACTAGTTTTAAAAATAGTATACAAATGATTTTTAAACTGCCATTAGTATGGGCAATGTTATTAGGAATAATACTAAGAATACTACATGTAGAACTTCCTTTCAACTTATATGAAGTATTGAATCTTCTTGGCAGATCTTCTATTCCTATTGCTCTTATAGTATTAGGAATGGAATTAAGAAGCACAAAATTTAAAATAACTAGTCTAGAGTTAATATCATTAAATCTTCGATTAATTTTAGCTCCTTTTATAGCTTTATGTGTCGGAGGAATTATTGGTCTAAAAGATTTAGATTTACAAGTTTTAATTTTACAAAGTGCAATGCCGACAGCAATCAACACAGCTGTTTTAAGTACAGAATTTGGAGGAGAAGTAAATCAAATTGTACGTACAATTATTTTAACTACTATCTTTAGCTTTCTTACTTTACCTGTAATATTATGGCTAATAAATTGA
- a CDS encoding ribonucleotide-diphosphate reductase subunit beta, giving the protein MSINPIFNPEGDDAVENRAIWFGNTTNLMQLNDVRYSWAVGLYQQMRENFWIPQRLDITQDVTDYSNLTEDERYAYDGILSYLTFLDSIQTCNIPHLKSSITAPEVSLCMAEQISQEGMHNQSYQYIIETIVPPDRRNQVYEFWRVDKVLKSRCEFIAKIYQKYIDNPTAENYFTALMADFLLEGLYFYNGFIFFYNLASRMLMPGSADIFKMINRDELSHVRLYQKLIPEARKVFPHSTEQIYEMFDTAVNHECRWTNHIIGNNILGITESSTEQYTKYLANIRLRSIGLEPLYTGEKYTKSPYSHLERFSDTKKDGHTKANFFEATVTSYVMSSGVSGWDEL; this is encoded by the coding sequence ATGTCAATTAATCCTATTTTCAATCCGGAAGGAGATGATGCCGTTGAGAACAGGGCTATCTGGTTTGGAAATACGACTAATTTAATGCAACTAAACGATGTACGATATTCTTGGGCAGTTGGGTTATATCAACAAATGAGAGAAAACTTCTGGATTCCTCAAAGGTTAGACATAACTCAAGATGTGACAGACTACTCTAATTTAACCGAAGATGAGCGTTATGCTTATGATGGTATACTATCATACCTTACCTTTTTAGACTCTATTCAAACCTGTAATATTCCTCATCTCAAAAGTAGCATTACAGCTCCAGAAGTTAGTCTATGTATGGCTGAACAGATATCTCAAGAAGGTATGCACAATCAAAGTTATCAATATATAATCGAAACAATTGTTCCTCCAGACAGAAGGAACCAAGTGTATGAATTTTGGCGTGTTGATAAAGTTTTAAAAAGTCGATGCGAATTCATTGCAAAAATATATCAAAAATATATTGACAATCCTACAGCAGAAAACTATTTCACAGCACTAATGGCAGACTTTTTACTGGAGGGATTATATTTCTATAATGGATTTATTTTTTTTTATAATTTAGCTTCCAGAATGTTAATGCCGGGATCCGCAGATATTTTTAAAATGATCAATAGAGATGAATTAAGTCACGTAAGACTATATCAAAAACTTATTCCTGAAGCGAGAAAAGTTTTTCCTCATTCTACTGAACAAATCTATGAAATGTTTGATACAGCTGTTAATCATGAATGTCGATGGACTAATCATATCATTGGTAACAATATATTAGGCATCACTGAATCCAGTACAGAACAATATACAAAATATTTAGCTAATATTAGATTACGCTCTATAGGTTTAGAACCACTTTATACTGGAGAAAAATATACTAAAAGTCCTTATAGTCATCTAGAAAGATTTTCTGATACCAAAAAAGATGGACATACCAAAGCAAACTTTTTCGAAGCTACAGTAACTAGTTATGTTATGTCTTCTGGAGTTAGTGGATGGGATGAACTTTAA